In Gadus morhua chromosome 9, gadMor3.0, whole genome shotgun sequence, the sequence tGCTGAAAAACGGCGACTTAAGCCTCTGGAGATGGAActtaaatgttcaaaattgacagacctatttggtgccggggtccacaacccagcaggtgctgctgcgccaggagacgagcgagtggaggtgtcacactaaatttgtaccgggggcaaaatttgtaccgggcgcgtcatcaatacgtaatccagttcaaacctgcccggcaacagatgatcgcgtcgtccgttgccgggcaacggacgatcgcgtcgaatgacgtgaacattcgcgaaccttctatctagcgatccgttatctgtattgtgctatttcgtccttgacctgctttaaacactcagtttacttgctaaattggattaaacaattaaatacaatacaaatataaagtaaaaacaagtgttatctttaatgatatcaacatcagttattagaccgtcacacggagcatgcacagttggattggcgcgctgcatgttgatgtctgttccaagatacatcgtgtgtttattaaggaacccaacaaaacattacatcaTCTAGcaatccgttaactgtattatgttatttcgtctttggcaacatgagcgcgaatgttttttgaaacctgcccggcaacggacgacgcgatcatctgctgacaggcaggtttgtAATGGATTACGTaatgatgacgcgcccggtacaaattttgcccccggtacaaatttagtgtgacagagCCCATGGAAAGGCCATTCTCCCCAAGGTAGTACAAACAATTCcctagaaagagggagagaacataCATCAGCACTGCATCAGCTGTAGATTGCACATAACTTAATTCAGTTTTCTTTGCAGGGCCTACTAATTTGTGAAATAGAAGATGAATAATGATGGACTGCATAAaatgatatttatttaattacatAATACCTTTAAGAGTGAATTTTTTTGCATCCCTCCGGATCTGCCGTTTCTCCGTGAGAGTGCGACCTGCTTCATACGTCTGAGACGACAGATAcaagaaaatacaattaaatgacaCCATTTTCAATCAACAAGAAAAACCTATACACCtaaaatctatctatctatctatctatctatctaaattaaatgaacacaagctagctagctagactatgagaACGTTAAACACGCAGTTTACTACAcgttaaacactcagtttacgaGCTAAATACGATTAAACAattgaatacaatacaaatataaagttagcaacgctaataaatgtaatttgtaagtgtaagtgttatctgtctggTCACGGTCAACGTTATCGGTCTTGTTACGGTCAATGAAAAATGGCgaatgaacgagcttgaaggttcgcgaatgttcgtgaacctttcacgtcattcgacgcgatcatctgttgccgggcaggtttggactggattacgtattgatgacgcgcccggtacaaattttgccccgggtacaaatttagtgtgacaccggcatatatgctaagtaacgttagcctggggctaggctacattttgagacatgtccaaaacaaagtagaaaacgtttttacattgaatgtgatgtgacctaattaactgcatacttgtgaaaACATATTAGCcgagagttgaagggctgtgactgttggtagttgtggttgattttgtttaaatatgccgaattgtgatattatgggttattattgttcagatgatttagctAAGCTAGAGAACATCTGctaacgtcagcagtctcttgttgccatagcaacagtaaacattgacacgGACtcatgagctgtaaatagagatgcagaatcaagctgtattgtaaatacagatcacatactttgaattttagcacaaaatacaagtaaacctataggAAATTATTACGGTAGTATgattgccattgaatttattgcaatctttcaattaatttattgtttactgaggtgatgaccattgcatgtggtgagaggaatgcaatatgtgtatttttaaaggtttatgtgaagaaacatactatgtgtgataaaatgacaattggtaaTTCATGAATGTCTCctatattctctgctactatcatctcctgtcaaacaggttttcctgacctgctagaagttcttctatgatgagagagagagagagagagagagagagagagagagagagagagagagagagagagagagagagagagagagagagattcgtcATGACTTTGTGATtttattatgcaacttgttttgtctcagattgaaacaaaaggtttgattatgatttcctggttgaagattttcatattgatgttaatttcaaacatctgcatatcttttaagttcaattaaaagttatgcaggtaggccttGGGGCTCTTTGGAgacttaagtcatccttcatgacagaTACATTTGTCACCAAGTGTCACTACATCAAAAAAGGCTACATGGCTATtggctacatatacttgtcagtacacagatactgagtacaagttctatttgctgtttttttgtgtagctggctggctgcggacgAGGAAGTACGTTTttataaccataaatagagaatacaattttttttacctATAGCCgtgtgaaaaagtctaagacatgaattacaggtctgaatagatatgcattctcatgcGTGTATGTACACATGtaaacatacatgtgcacatacacgtatcTGAGAaaacctgtaattcatgtcttagactttcaTACagctatagataatatataatttttcaattctctatttatggtttcataatgactgagtcaccgttaaaacaaatgagtttcagctctaatgctgctactgtctgtaatatgtttctatttagattatttgtcaggatattttgttattgtcagtctggttttaactaatgctgggcttacaccaaaagattttcacagtcacagactaaaaactgcaagagagaatttagcgttggatcaagtgtgatatttaacaagggttttatAGATCTGTAGATATGGGTgatggagatgcagcgaccacaggaggtctgttaacttcctgttcgggtttcacatctattttgtcagcagcaccagagacacaaacttgaaaaacaaaaacagtaaaaagcaacaactgctatttacagtgttgtactattattcggatggatgtacttgattaaattgttttaatcaagtacatacaggcTTCTTCCCGTTcatctcgtcccacccctagtgctgataatgtagtgggctggtctggacagaaaatgccagggctgactttctgtcccagtccacccctggacATGTGTCATATGTTTGAAGCCACTCCTCTTTCTTTTAAGTAGATCCAGCTTCACAGCCAACGGTGCTGATTCACACCATGGCCCCCAAGATGAGAGCATACAATGGATTTATTAGTGGTCTATTTATCATTATCTGTGCACTAATTTGGCTTTTAAATTTGAAAAATTCGACAGAGAGAGTGCGTCCTCTGCCAATTCCCTCTGAGTACCAGGCTGACCTGCCTGGCTGTTTGGCCATCATCAACGGAGACTTGGAAGGTACAAGGTTCCGATTAGAACAGCTCATGAAACCTGGTGAGACAAAGGCTTTGCCTACAAAATTCGACCCTACTGTGACAAAAGACTGCAAGGCGTATGTCAGAAGGAGAGGGTTCATCCCAGCGCCTCTGAGTGTGGAGGAGCAAAACTTTCCCATTGCCTACTCCATGGTGATCCATGAGAAAGTGGAGATGTTTGAGCGACTCTTGCGTGCCATTTACCATCCACAGAATATctactgtgtgcatgtggacaAGAAATCTTCTCAGGACTTCCTGCATGCTGTAAGCGCAATTGTTTCCTGTTTCCCGAACGTGTTCATAGCGAGCAAATTGGAAACGATTGTTTACGGAACGTGGTATCGGGTCCAGGCCGATTTGAATTGCATGAAAGACCTGCTGCATAAACCTGTCCAGTGGAAATACCTGCTCAACACCTGTGGGGCAGATCTCCCAATCAAAACTAATGCAGAGATGGTGATGGCACTGCAAGCGCTCAATGGAAGGAATAGTTTGGAGTCTGAAGCTACCAACGATTACAAAAAGAATCGCTGGAAGTACCATTTCGAAGTGTCCGACCAAATCATCCAGACAAATGTCCTGAAAAGCCCCCCTCCTATCAGCACCCCTATGTATCAGGGCAACGCTTACTTTGTGGTGACAAGAGAGTTTGTGAGACATGTGATTGAGGACCCAGAGATACAGAAATTTCTGGAGTGGGAGAAGGACACCTACAGCCCAGACGAACACCTGTGGGCCACTCTTCAACGAATGCCATCCGTGCCCGGGTCACAGCCTCCCAATGACAAGTATGATGCGTCGGACATGAATTCCATCGCTCGCCTGGTGAAGTGGGGTTCCTTGGAAGGGGACATCCGGAAAGGGGCTCCCTATGCTCCCTGCCGCGGCATCCACAGAAGAGCTATTTGCCTGTTTGGGGTCGGTGACCTCCACTGGTTATTTCAACAGCAACACCTTATGGCGAACAAATTTGACCCAGAGGTCAATAACATTAGCATTAGATGCATAGAAGCATATCTCAACTTTAAATCATGGAGGGATGGCTCACGCTCAAACCACAAATATGATGCTGTCTTGAAGTCTCTTTTCAGTTTTTCACATAGTGAAAAACTGTCATATAGTAGGAGCGATATTAAGTTTAAAAAATTGTTTATGGATGTAAGTAAGAATTTTATATAAAATAGCGTGTATGTTAAGGAAGCGcatagtatgtgtatgtgtatagtgGATTTCAAGGAAATCTTTTAGAGAACCGCAGTGCCATCTAGTGGGCAAAAAGAGTAGCTTTTTATAAAAGCGCTGGACTCTGACATCGATGAATTAGAATACCCTAGGGGGCCTCGTGAATATATGAGATTAGAGCAGAGATTTAAAGAAGTTGAGTTTAATTTACAATAGGctgcaggggcgattctaggatGAGACCTTTTGGGGGCTCAGCCCCTAATGAGGATGTGACATGCCGCATGCGTATAGTGCATTGCAAAAGTGCTCAGCCCCCCCGACTG encodes:
- the LOC115550252 gene encoding beta-1,3-galactosyl-O-glycosyl-glycoprotein beta-1,6-N-acetylglucosaminyltransferase 3-like, coding for MAPKMRAYNGFISGLFIIICALIWLLNLKNSTERVRPLPIPSEYQADLPGCLAIINGDLEGTRFRLEQLMKPGETKALPTKFDPTVTKDCKAYVRRRGFIPAPLSVEEQNFPIAYSMVIHEKVEMFERLLRAIYHPQNIYCVHVDKKSSQDFLHAVSAIVSCFPNVFIASKLETIVYGTWYRVQADLNCMKDLLHKPVQWKYLLNTCGADLPIKTNAEMVMALQALNGRNSLESEATNDYKKNRWKYHFEVSDQIIQTNVLKSPPPISTPMYQGNAYFVVTREFVRHVIEDPEIQKFLEWEKDTYSPDEHLWATLQRMPSVPGSQPPNDKYDASDMNSIARLVKWGSLEGDIRKGAPYAPCRGIHRRAICLFGVGDLHWLFQQQHLMANKFDPEVNNISIRCIEAYLNFKSWRDGSRSNHKYDAVLKSLFSFSHSEKLSYSRSDIKFKKLFMDVSKNFI